TCATCCTGAAAACAAAGAGAATAAAAGATACACAGAATCTGAATTGAAAGATTCAATTATAGCGATGAGAAAATTCATAATGGAGAAAAAGCGGCAACCATAGATAAATGGCATAACGGGCTATATAAGTTGCCTTTCTATATTTTCTAACATTACGTTACACTTTTATTATCTCCGCGTGTTTTGCGGAGATAATGCTTGTTTTTCTCCGCAAAGTGTGTTTTGATGGCGTCGACAAAGGAAGTGTTGGGTATGTATATTTACGAGTGCAAAGGTTGGCCTAAGTTTATTTGGAATGCGGCGGATATTCAGTCTGCGCTTTCGCGGGCTGTATTTGCGCAGGGCAAGTTGCTTGGCAAAATGGGCGCGCTTGGTTTCGACGTGAAAAACGAACAGGTATTAAGCAGCGTTTCCGACGAAATCATAAAATCTTCCGAAATCGAGGGCGCGAGTCTCAATCTCGAACAGGTTCGCTCATCGGTTGCGCGCAGGCTCAACATAAGCTACAAATCTTCTACCGAACCAAGCCGCTACGTAGATGGAGTAGTGCGCATGATGATGGACGCCATCGACAACTACGACCGACCACTTACGCAGGAACGGCTTTTTTCGTGGCACGCGGCGTTGTTTCCGACCGGTTGGAGCGGTATGTCCGAAATAGAAGTCGGCAAATTCCGCTCGGATAAATTCGGGCGAATGCAGGTTGTTTCGGAGCGCGGCAGCCGCAAGGCAATTCACTACGAAGCTCCGAAAGCGGAAGTAATTCCCGACGAAGTCGCAAAATTTCTGCGCTGGACATATTCGGTAAAGCCCGACTTAACCGCGGCGGCAATCGCGCACCTGTGGTTTGTAAGCTTGCACCCGTTTGAAGACGGCAACGGGCGCATAACACGCGCAATTACGGAGTATATGCTTGCAAGGTGCGAAAAGTCGCAGCTGCGCTTTTACAGTATGTCGAAGCAAATAGAGCTAAACAGGCGAAATTACTACGACATAATTGAGCACACGCAAAAAGCCAGTCTCGATATAACGGGCTGGCTAATTTGGTTTTTCGATACAATTTTCGATGCAATTTCCGATGCCGACAAGATGAGCGAAAGGCTTGTGTTTAAAGCCCGATTCTGGCAGAATCTTGTAGATGTCGATATAAGCGCAGGACAACGAAA
The Opitutia bacterium KCR 482 genome window above contains:
- a CDS encoding Fic family protein; translation: MYIYECKGWPKFIWNAADIQSALSRAVFAQGKLLGKMGALGFDVKNEQVLSSVSDEIIKSSEIEGASLNLEQVRSSVARRLNISYKSSTEPSRYVDGVVRMMMDAIDNYDRPLTQERLFSWHAALFPTGWSGMSEIEVGKFRSDKFGRMQVVSERGSRKAIHYEAPKAEVIPDEVAKFLRWTYSVKPDLTAAAIAHLWFVSLHPFEDGNGRITRAITEYMLARCEKSQLRFYSMSKQIELNRRNYYDIIEHTQKASLDITGWLIWFFDTIFDAISDADKMSERLVFKARFWQNLVDVDISAGQRKLINRLLDGFDGKMTSSRWANIRDCSQDTASREINDLIAKGVLLKEGVGRSTHYVINRNKIYPNE